TTGTGGCCCATCAGCACCAGACAGTGGAAGAAAAGGTCCGTTACTTCATGGACAATCTTTTTCTTGTCACCACCCTTGGCGGCGATAATAACCTCTGCCGCCTCTTCTCCGATCTTTTTTAGGATAGAATCATCCCCCTTTTTGTAAAGGAGCGCCACGTAAGATTGATCCTGCATATTTCGCTTTCTCTCCATGAGCACGCTAAAAAGATCTTCCAGCGTTTCCCCCAGACGATTTTCATCCTCTTTTATCGCCATATACCTCCCCCTCGTCAAATATTTTTTTGGAATTTTCAATAAGTGAATCACCTTCAACCTTCCTGTAGAAACAGCTGTAACGGCCTGTATGGCAGGCCGCTTTTTCCTGGTCGACCTTGATGAGAACCGTGTCGCCATCACAATCGAGGAAGATCTCCCTTACTGCCTGCACATGGCCTGATGATTCCCCTTTTAGCCATAATTTTTTTCTCGACCGGCTATAGTAATGCACCTTGCCTGTTTCAATGGTTTTTTCAAAAGCCTCGAGATTCATATAGGCCATCATGAGCACATGACCGCTTTTGAAATCCTGCGTTATTGCCGGGACGAGCCCCTTTTCATCGAATTTGACTTTATCACTCACTTTCATATTCTGACGGGAAGGTCCCTCTCCTTAAGATATTCCTTAACTTCCTTCACGGTATATTCACCGTAATGAAAGATCGATGCCGCCAATGCCGCATCAGCTTTCCCCCGTTGAAAACCGTCATAAATATGTTCAGGATTACCCACGCCAC
This genomic interval from Deltaproteobacteria bacterium contains the following:
- a CDS encoding phosphoribosyl-ATP diphosphatase; amino-acid sequence: MAIKEDENRLGETLEDLFSVLMERKRNMQDQSYVALLYKKGDDSILKKIGEEAAEVIIAAKGGDKKKIVHEVTDLFFHCLVLMGHKEISPEEIAKEFKRRMGTSGIAEKAQRKKI
- the hisI gene encoding phosphoribosyl-AMP cyclohydrolase, which produces MKVSDKVKFDEKGLVPAITQDFKSGHVLMMAYMNLEAFEKTIETGKVHYYSRSRKKLWLKGESSGHVQAVREIFLDCDGDTVLIKVDQEKAACHTGRYSCFYRKVEGDSLIENSKKIFDEGEVYGDKRG